A stretch of the Herpetosiphonaceae bacterium genome encodes the following:
- the sufC gene encoding Fe-S cluster assembly ATPase SufC encodes MSNGNMSNLEIRDLHVQIEGEDKEILKGINLTVESGKIHAVMGPNGSGKSTLAYTLAGHPRYEVTEGEVLYRGESVLDLEPDERSKLGLFLAFQYPVAVAGVTVANFLRAAINAHRAEEGKDSRQTAIPVSEFRKLLNERMKMLDMAPEFARRYLNEGFSGGEKKRLEILQMSMLQPSIALMDETDSGLDIDALRIVANGVNTIKEQNPQMGVLVITHYQRLLNYIKPDMVHVLMDGQIVREGGPELALELEEKGYDWIREEVFGNAS; translated from the coding sequence ATGTCAAACGGAAACATGAGCAACCTGGAGATCCGTGATCTACACGTCCAGATCGAAGGTGAAGATAAGGAGATCCTGAAAGGCATCAATCTGACCGTCGAATCGGGCAAGATTCATGCGGTTATGGGGCCGAATGGCTCAGGTAAAAGCACACTGGCCTACACGCTGGCGGGCCATCCGCGCTACGAAGTGACCGAGGGCGAGGTGCTCTACCGGGGCGAGAGCGTGCTCGATCTTGAGCCCGACGAGCGCTCGAAGCTCGGCCTGTTCCTGGCGTTCCAGTATCCCGTCGCCGTGGCGGGCGTGACGGTCGCCAACTTCCTGCGGGCCGCGATCAACGCGCACCGGGCCGAAGAGGGCAAGGACAGCCGACAGACCGCGATTCCGGTTTCGGAGTTTCGCAAGCTGCTCAACGAGCGCATGAAGATGCTCGACATGGCTCCTGAGTTCGCCCGGCGCTACCTCAACGAGGGCTTCTCCGGCGGCGAGAAGAAGCGGCTTGAGATCCTGCAAATGTCGATGTTGCAGCCGAGCATTGCGCTGATGGACGAAACCGACTCCGGCCTTGACATCGACGCGCTGCGCATCGTGGCGAACGGCGTCAACACGATCAAGGAGCAGAATCCGCAGATGGGCGTGCTGGTGATCACGCACTACCAGCGCCTGCTGAACTACATCAAGCCCGACATGGTTCATGTGCTGATGGACGGCCAGATCGTGCGCGAGGGCGGGCCTGAGCTGGCGCTTGAGCTTGAAGAGAAGGGCTACGACTGGATTCGTGAAGAGGTGTTCGGCAATGCCAGCTAA
- a CDS encoding helix-turn-helix domain-containing protein — protein MDTAKQTSDDSLSYLQRGPSGEILRLLQRNGPMSAKELQAALGVRSLNAVREQLNSLTAAGLIRANTVRRGAGRPAYMYALSDKAQALFPKGYDVLLKLLLEELDAQLGAERVQQILAGVSGRLAAEYGGHADGQELEQRLAALAQALDKRGTPIAIAEHEDSVVLHEYTCPYFNVAQENAEVCQIEQQMLEQVLGRKARLTKRIVDGHAGCQFVVDGRKERPKT, from the coding sequence ATGGATACGGCAAAACAGACAAGTGACGATAGCCTGAGCTACCTGCAACGCGGCCCGTCCGGCGAGATCTTGCGGCTGTTGCAGCGCAACGGCCCGATGAGCGCCAAAGAGCTACAGGCTGCACTAGGCGTGCGCAGCCTGAACGCGGTGCGCGAGCAGTTGAATAGCCTGACCGCCGCAGGATTGATCCGCGCGAATACCGTGCGGCGCGGCGCGGGCCGTCCGGCCTACATGTACGCGCTCAGCGATAAAGCGCAGGCGCTCTTTCCCAAAGGCTACGACGTGCTGCTGAAGCTGCTGCTGGAAGAGCTTGACGCGCAGCTTGGAGCCGAGCGCGTGCAGCAGATTCTCGCGGGCGTCAGCGGGCGGCTGGCCGCAGAGTACGGCGGGCACGCCGACGGTCAGGAGCTAGAGCAGCGCCTCGCGGCATTGGCCCAGGCGCTCGACAAGCGGGGCACGCCGATTGCCATCGCTGAGCACGAGGATAGCGTCGTGCTGCACGAGTACACCTGCCCATACTTCAACGTCGCGCAGGAGAACGCCGAGGTCTGCCAGATCGAGCAGCAGATGTTGGAGCAGGTGCTGGGGCGCAAGGCGCGGCTGACCAAGCGCATCGTCGATGGGCACGCGGGCTGCCAGTTCGTGGTCGACGGTCGCAAGGAGCGACCGAAGACGTAG
- a CDS encoding M20/M25/M40 family metallo-hydrolase → MPLRDELVQLTKDLIAIPSVSDDAAGRAAVIDYIEQYCRRLPGVYVKRHESNGVPSLVAAFDAQHAKALVLNAHVDVVPAKPEQFEPFERDGRIYGRGAQDMKAAGAAMLVLLKELAESGQRPNIAWQFVTDEEIGGEDGARYLLQGGYTADFFIAGEPTDLKIVVRAKGMLQLTITQQGNPAHGSRPWDGTNPIVPMAQGVLKVLERYPIPEAAIWRTTVTPAVFQSGDAHNRVPVDAQVALDIRRVPEEDPEEILQFVQECFPDAEIDSSRQGSPLYTKESNPEVGRLVRALETITGQAAEFAEEHFGSDARYYSEAGMAAVCFGPHGAGLHSHEEWVSIDSLVTYYEVLRRLASEY, encoded by the coding sequence ATGCCGTTGCGAGATGAACTTGTGCAGCTTACCAAAGACCTGATCGCGATTCCCTCAGTTTCGGATGATGCCGCTGGTCGCGCGGCGGTGATCGACTACATCGAGCAGTACTGCCGGAGGCTACCCGGCGTCTACGTCAAGCGGCACGAGTCGAACGGCGTTCCGTCGCTGGTGGCGGCCTTCGACGCGCAGCACGCCAAGGCGCTGGTGCTCAACGCCCACGTTGACGTGGTGCCCGCCAAGCCGGAGCAGTTCGAGCCGTTCGAGCGCGATGGCCGCATCTATGGCCGTGGCGCGCAGGACATGAAGGCGGCGGGCGCGGCGATGCTCGTGCTGCTCAAGGAGCTAGCCGAGAGCGGGCAGCGGCCCAACATCGCGTGGCAGTTCGTCACCGACGAGGAGATCGGCGGCGAGGACGGCGCGCGCTATCTGCTCCAGGGCGGCTACACCGCCGATTTCTTCATCGCAGGCGAGCCGACCGACCTCAAGATCGTCGTGCGGGCCAAGGGCATGCTTCAGCTCACGATCACCCAGCAGGGCAACCCCGCGCACGGCTCGCGGCCCTGGGACGGCACCAACCCGATCGTGCCGATGGCGCAGGGCGTGCTCAAGGTGCTGGAGCGCTACCCGATCCCCGAGGCCGCGATCTGGCGCACGACCGTAACGCCCGCCGTGTTCCAGAGCGGCGACGCCCACAACCGCGTGCCCGTCGATGCGCAGGTAGCGCTGGACATCCGGCGCGTGCCCGAAGAAGACCCGGAGGAGATCTTGCAGTTCGTGCAGGAGTGCTTCCCCGACGCCGAGATCGACTCAAGCCGCCAGGGCAGCCCGCTCTACACCAAAGAGAGCAATCCTGAGGTCGGCAGGCTCGTGCGGGCGCTGGAAACCATCACCGGACAGGCGGCAGAGTTTGCCGAGGAGCACTTCGGCTCGGACGCGCGCTACTACAGCGAGGCGGGCATGGCGGCGGTCTGCTTCGGGCCGCACGGCGCGGGCCTGCACTCCCACGAGGAGTGGGTCAGCATCGACAGCCTGGTGACGTACTACGAGGTGCTCAGGCGGCTGGCGAGCGAGTATTAG
- a CDS encoding PaaI family thioesterase translates to MVDIPETERVLDLLASLPAEVRTLALANLERWAERDPHTGPFGWQIGLRYIERAPGRVTAMIDVDEAHHNPGHVAHGGVIFTLADSAMGAATFTLLEPGQRCTTAELKLNYIAPVIKGKVTATATVVNKRRRLAVLTAEVRDEQGALVGLAQGTFAIIRGEAQQPPIEGDS, encoded by the coding sequence ATGGTAGATATTCCTGAAACCGAGCGCGTCCTCGATCTGCTCGCGTCGCTGCCGGCCGAGGTGCGCACGCTTGCGCTCGCCAATCTGGAGCGCTGGGCGGAGCGCGATCCGCATACCGGGCCGTTCGGCTGGCAGATCGGCCTCCGCTACATCGAGCGCGCGCCCGGTCGCGTGACGGCGATGATCGATGTGGACGAGGCGCATCACAATCCGGGGCATGTCGCGCACGGCGGCGTGATCTTCACCCTGGCCGACTCGGCGATGGGCGCGGCGACGTTTACGCTGCTTGAGCCGGGCCAGCGCTGCACCACCGCCGAGCTAAAGCTGAACTATATCGCGCCCGTGATCAAAGGCAAAGTCACCGCCACCGCGACGGTCGTCAACAAGCGGCGACGGCTGGCTGTGCTGACCGCCGAGGTCCGCGACGAGCAGGGCGCGCTGGTTGGGCTGGCGCAGGGCACGTTCGCGATCATTCGTGGCGAGGCCCAGCAGCCGCCGATCGAGGGCGATAGCTGA
- a CDS encoding S8 family peptidase, translated as MKRLTFFGALLLVLSVAQFGQSHAAPTPQDAPQANAIAGEFLIKFKPNSPASEKAAAVQSVGGTLGAGVPQLGVDLVTVERLKDNIAAQAAADVLTTLTNHPAVEYVEPNYIYTIADEPVRDAANILAANSVFVPMVVNITRFIPNDPSLGSQYAWDRISAFDGWHITRGSAGVVIAVVDTGVQLNHPDLAAKLVPGYDFIDNDTNPSDGNGHGTHVAGTAAAMTNNAIGGAGTCPECRIMPVRVLNNSGSGTLTGVANGIIFAANSGAQVINLSLGGSGSSTLENAVNYAWSKGSLLACAAGNDGTSDTTYAYPAAYTNCLAVGATDSADDDAWYSNWGLWVDIAAPGSAIYSTWTGSGYNTINGTSMATPHVAGVAGLVASQGLNNVQNRNRLQTTADPIDGTGLWWSNGRLNLLRAVRGS; from the coding sequence GTGAAACGTCTAACCTTCTTCGGGGCGCTCCTTTTGGTGCTTTCGGTAGCACAGTTCGGTCAATCCCACGCCGCGCCCACCCCCCAGGACGCACCTCAGGCCAACGCCATAGCAGGCGAGTTTCTGATCAAGTTCAAGCCCAACAGCCCGGCATCCGAAAAGGCCGCCGCCGTACAAAGCGTCGGCGGTACGCTTGGCGCTGGCGTTCCTCAGCTCGGCGTCGATCTCGTCACGGTTGAACGCCTGAAGGACAACATCGCGGCGCAGGCTGCCGCCGATGTGCTCACCACCCTGACGAATCACCCGGCGGTCGAGTATGTCGAGCCGAACTATATCTATACTATCGCCGACGAGCCGGTGAGAGACGCTGCGAACATTCTGGCGGCGAATTCCGTCTTCGTCCCGATGGTCGTCAATATCACGCGCTTCATCCCCAACGATCCCTCGCTTGGCAGCCAGTATGCCTGGGATCGGATCAGCGCATTCGACGGCTGGCACATCACCAGGGGCAGCGCGGGCGTGGTGATCGCCGTGGTCGATACCGGCGTGCAGCTCAATCATCCCGATCTGGCCGCCAAGCTCGTGCCGGGCTATGATTTCATCGACAACGACACCAATCCCAGCGATGGCAACGGACACGGCACGCATGTCGCCGGAACTGCCGCCGCGATGACCAATAACGCCATCGGCGGCGCGGGCACCTGCCCCGAATGCCGGATCATGCCTGTGCGGGTGCTGAACAACAGCGGCAGCGGCACCTTGACCGGCGTGGCGAACGGCATCATCTTCGCCGCCAACAGCGGCGCGCAGGTGATCAACCTGAGCCTGGGCGGCTCCGGCAGCAGCACGCTGGAGAACGCGGTGAACTACGCCTGGAGCAAAGGCTCGCTGCTGGCCTGCGCCGCAGGTAATGACGGCACCAGCGACACGACGTATGCCTATCCCGCCGCCTACACCAACTGCCTCGCGGTCGGCGCGACCGACTCCGCCGACGATGATGCGTGGTACTCGAACTGGGGCCTGTGGGTTGACATTGCCGCGCCGGGCAGCGCCATCTACTCGACCTGGACCGGCAGCGGCTACAACACGATCAACGGCACCAGCATGGCAACGCCGCACGTCGCGGGCGTGGCGGGTCTGGTAGCCTCGCAGGGCCTCAACAACGTGCAGAACCGCAACCGCCTCCAGACCACCGCCGATCCGATCGACGGCACCGGGCTGTGGTGGAGCAACGGACGGCTCAACCTGCTGCGCGCGGTGCGCGGCTCGTAG
- a CDS encoding lysophospholipid acyltransferase family protein, producing MGSLHYTAYHRTLRAIVPLLTSHSIRGSEHLPRTGPCLLVSNHLSNVDPFCLIASIPRHFHGLAKSELYESWFVRKLIEPLEPIKVHRRGVDREALRQAEAYLRQGEMVFIFIEGTRSKTGATQEARAGAVFLAQRTGVPIVPIAIEGTNRIFGGQPPWYRRTKVRIVIGEPFVLEDLGVVTRQNRQEAAQRLMARIAELLATRHSPSPPVQRSA from the coding sequence ATGGGATCATTGCACTATACGGCGTATCACCGCACGCTCCGCGCTATCGTCCCCCTCCTTACATCACACTCCATCCGTGGCAGCGAGCATCTTCCAAGAACTGGCCCATGTCTGCTCGTGAGTAATCACCTGAGCAACGTCGATCCGTTCTGTTTGATCGCCAGTATTCCACGCCACTTTCACGGTCTTGCCAAGAGTGAATTATATGAATCATGGTTTGTGCGCAAGCTGATCGAGCCGCTTGAACCGATCAAGGTTCACCGTAGAGGCGTCGATCGTGAGGCGCTGCGGCAGGCGGAAGCGTATCTGCGGCAGGGTGAGATGGTCTTCATCTTTATCGAAGGCACCCGCTCGAAAACCGGCGCGACCCAGGAGGCGCGGGCGGGAGCGGTGTTTCTCGCCCAGCGAACCGGCGTGCCGATCGTCCCGATCGCGATTGAGGGCACCAACCGGATCTTTGGCGGGCAGCCTCCGTGGTACCGGCGCACGAAGGTGCGGATCGTGATTGGAGAGCCGTTTGTGCTGGAGGATCTTGGCGTTGTGACGCGCCAGAACCGACAAGAGGCCGCTCAACGGCTGATGGCACGTATCGCAGAGTTGCTTGCGACACGACACAGTCCATCACCGCCGGTCCAACGCTCCGCGTAG
- a CDS encoding acyl-ACP desaturase: MRLSVLDQRLEGQIQTLYRAHLERAARIDWSYHQFLPQDLLNGTATEPPPKLSPPVYRAIETALLTEVNLPWFTTELHRGFVGSLEVMLDFVHTWTAEEDQHSTLLETYLLLTRNGNPGERAQLRKEVLRQGWYSKLSTAFEAVVYTTIQELATMTFYQNVAHVVEADDPQLARLLRRLAQDETLHYTFYREVVKAHLLIEPNYVWPLTDVMLGFEMPGAGMPDYKERIAAMASDAAYGPEHHYRQVIDVLMHHWDIARLSPTYPEARAAQQKLVDQHARLARFFARQRSRQKAVGG; this comes from the coding sequence ATGCGGCTGTCGGTGCTGGATCAACGTCTCGAAGGCCAGATCCAGACATTGTATCGGGCACACCTTGAGCGTGCCGCCCGCATCGACTGGAGCTACCACCAGTTTCTACCCCAGGATCTGCTCAACGGTACCGCAACAGAGCCGCCGCCGAAGCTCTCACCGCCGGTCTATCGGGCGATCGAAACCGCGCTGCTGACCGAAGTGAATCTTCCCTGGTTCACCACCGAGCTGCATCGCGGCTTTGTCGGCTCGTTGGAGGTGATGCTCGACTTTGTGCATACCTGGACCGCCGAGGAGGATCAGCACTCGACGCTGCTGGAAACCTATCTGCTGCTGACCCGCAACGGCAATCCCGGCGAGCGCGCGCAGCTCCGCAAAGAGGTGCTCCGCCAGGGCTGGTATTCCAAGCTGTCCACGGCGTTCGAGGCGGTTGTGTACACCACGATTCAGGAGCTGGCTACCATGACGTTTTACCAGAACGTCGCGCATGTGGTCGAGGCCGACGATCCCCAGCTTGCCCGGCTGCTGCGCCGCCTTGCCCAGGATGAGACGCTGCACTACACCTTTTATCGCGAGGTGGTCAAGGCTCATCTGCTGATCGAGCCGAACTACGTCTGGCCGCTCACCGATGTGATGCTCGGCTTCGAGATGCCGGGCGCGGGCATGCCCGACTACAAGGAGCGGATCGCTGCCATGGCAAGCGACGCGGCCTACGGTCCTGAGCATCATTATCGCCAAGTGATCGATGTGCTGATGCATCACTGGGACATCGCTCGTCTCTCGCCGACCTACCCTGAGGCCCGCGCGGCCCAGCAGAAGCTTGTCGATCAGCACGCCCGCCTGGCTCGTTTCTTCGCGCGGCAGCGGAGTAGACAAAAGGCCGTCGGCGGCTGA
- a CDS encoding class I SAM-dependent methyltransferase: MTTPLKRLPSSRAWTGAVDGQEMFQTYSKEEYKARTNAHYEQPPEFFFPILGGEWQVYSCNLWERATNDTESQEEKLDLFATLMSLRPGQRILDVGCGWGGPLVYLCKTYGVSGVGLNLSPTQRRVAQQRAADYGVDVQIHECNWEDFQDDQGFDAVYTDEAIVHFTNLGQFFGKIHSLLRPGGVMLNKECHFTSSRYNQKLTRANVFHHEIFGLTGSYRTLADELTLVDQNNFEVRTIHQIDLEHYRKTADRWLSNMHQHKQELQALVGEEYYRQFRAYLKIVRRTFSGTKMTLDVIVSHKI, translated from the coding sequence ATGACGACACCGCTCAAACGACTACCGTCTTCCCGTGCCTGGACCGGAGCCGTCGACGGGCAGGAGATGTTTCAAACCTACTCTAAGGAGGAGTACAAAGCCCGTACGAATGCTCACTACGAGCAGCCGCCGGAGTTTTTCTTTCCGATCCTCGGCGGCGAGTGGCAGGTCTATTCATGTAACCTGTGGGAGCGCGCCACCAACGACACCGAGAGCCAGGAGGAGAAGCTGGATCTCTTCGCGACGCTGATGAGTCTGCGCCCAGGCCAGCGCATCCTGGACGTGGGCTGTGGCTGGGGCGGGCCGCTGGTCTATCTTTGCAAGACTTACGGCGTCTCCGGCGTTGGCTTGAATCTTTCGCCTACCCAGCGCCGGGTTGCTCAGCAGCGCGCCGCAGATTATGGCGTCGATGTGCAGATTCATGAGTGTAACTGGGAAGATTTTCAGGACGACCAAGGCTTTGATGCGGTCTATACCGACGAGGCGATCGTTCATTTCACAAATCTCGGCCAGTTCTTCGGCAAGATCCATTCGCTGCTGCGGCCCGGCGGCGTGATGCTCAACAAGGAGTGCCATTTCACCAGCAGCCGCTACAACCAGAAGCTCACGCGGGCGAATGTGTTTCACCATGAGATCTTCGGCCTGACTGGCAGCTATCGCACGCTGGCCGACGAGCTGACCCTGGTCGATCAGAATAATTTCGAGGTCCGCACGATCCACCAGATCGATCTGGAGCACTACCGCAAGACTGCGGATCGCTGGCTCTCGAATATGCACCAGCACAAACAGGAGTTGCAAGCGCTGGTCGGCGAGGAGTACTATCGCCAGTTCAGGGCCTATCTCAAGATCGTGCGGCGGACCTTTAGCGGCACGAAGATGACGCTGGACGTGATCGTGTCGCACAAAATCTAG
- the mvaD gene encoding diphosphomevalonate decarboxylase — MTTGRATAISPANIAFVKYWGVQDAALTLPYNESISMNLDRCLTTTTVEFDARLNADEVTLKLHGKDEQPAAGRALERVVAQLDRVRALSNTTTRARVRSENNFPSDAGIASSAAAFSALTLAAVAALGLKMSEPELSALTRRSGSGSACRSIPTGFVHWLNDGTDAGSYAVSVAPPDHWALADVVAVVDPGVKSVTSADNHRLVSTSPYFPVRLQEVLGRIEQTLTAIRDRDLGQLGMICEADAVSMHVVAMTAIPPTFYWNAGTMAVIHALRRWRNEGLFSYFTIDAGPNVHVICAQQDAAEIERRLQALPEVQFTIANGPGAGARLIS, encoded by the coding sequence ATGACCACCGGACGAGCAACAGCCATCAGCCCTGCCAATATCGCGTTTGTCAAATACTGGGGCGTGCAAGACGCCGCGCTCACGCTGCCCTACAACGAGTCGATCTCGATGAATCTCGATCGCTGCCTGACCACCACGACGGTCGAGTTCGATGCCCGGCTCAACGCCGACGAGGTTACGCTCAAGCTGCACGGCAAGGACGAGCAGCCAGCGGCGGGCCGTGCGCTTGAGCGGGTGGTCGCGCAGCTCGATCGGGTGCGCGCGCTGTCGAATACCACCACGCGGGCACGGGTCCGCTCGGAGAATAATTTTCCCTCGGATGCGGGGATCGCCTCGTCGGCGGCGGCGTTCTCCGCGCTGACGCTGGCGGCGGTCGCGGCGCTCGGCCTGAAGATGAGCGAGCCGGAGCTGTCGGCGTTGACGCGGCGCTCCGGCTCAGGCTCGGCCTGTCGCTCGATCCCCACGGGCTTTGTCCACTGGCTCAACGATGGCACCGACGCGGGCTCGTACGCTGTCTCGGTCGCGCCGCCCGACCACTGGGCGCTCGCCGATGTTGTGGCGGTAGTCGATCCCGGTGTCAAGAGTGTTACATCCGCCGATAATCATCGTTTGGTATCAACCAGTCCGTACTTTCCTGTGCGCCTGCAAGAGGTGCTGGGCCGGATCGAGCAGACGCTGACGGCGATCCGCGATCGTGATCTGGGGCAGCTTGGCATGATCTGCGAGGCCGATGCCGTCTCGATGCATGTGGTCGCCATGACGGCTATTCCTCCGACGTTCTACTGGAACGCCGGGACGATGGCGGTGATTCACGCGCTGCGGCGCTGGCGCAACGAAGGCTTGTTCAGCTACTTCACGATCGACGCCGGGCCGAATGTGCATGTGATCTGCGCGCAGCAGGATGCCGCCGAGATCGAGCGGCGCTTGCAGGCGCTGCCCGAAGTTCAATTTACGATTGCCAACGGGCCGGGCGCGGGCGCGAGGCTGATCAGTTGA
- a CDS encoding DUF309 domain-containing protein: MYPQPYLAFVAHFNRGEYRACVEPLEELWFAQRDDFHKGLIRLVVGLNQIRLGLDSGPRFLLATARELLQPYQPRHHGLDLAALDRWIATQQARLDQPQIDVAPFEIALDPAPSGASAEDAARNEQRV, from the coding sequence ATGTATCCGCAGCCATATCTGGCCTTTGTGGCCCACTTCAATCGAGGCGAGTATCGCGCGTGCGTCGAGCCGCTGGAGGAGCTGTGGTTTGCCCAGCGCGATGATTTTCATAAAGGGCTGATCCGGCTGGTCGTCGGGCTGAATCAGATCCGGCTGGGGCTGGACAGCGGGCCGCGCTTCTTGCTGGCGACGGCCCGCGAGCTATTGCAGCCGTATCAGCCGCGCCATCATGGGCTGGATCTGGCCGCGCTGGATCGCTGGATCGCCACACAGCAGGCGCGCCTCGATCAGCCACAGATCGACGTTGCTCCTTTTGAGATCGCGCTCGATCCCGCGCCGTCGGGAGCATCAGCGGAGGATGCGGCGCGAAACGAGCAGCGCGTCTAA
- a CDS encoding MogA/MoaB family molybdenum cofactor biosynthesis protein, which yields MFRVAILTVSDRSAQGVRADASGAVIREMIAAGLNAEVVGYRVVPDERPAIEAALREWADGRSADLILTTGGTGLAPRDVTPEATRAVIEREVPGIPEAMRAASLAVTPFAMLSRMVAGTRGQCLIINLPGSPKGVRENLAVVLPALAHGLDKLLGDPQDCAP from the coding sequence ATGTTTCGAGTCGCTATTTTGACGGTGAGCGATCGGAGCGCCCAGGGCGTGCGCGCCGATGCCAGCGGCGCGGTGATCCGCGAGATGATCGCCGCCGGGCTGAACGCCGAAGTCGTCGGGTACCGCGTGGTGCCGGATGAGCGACCGGCGATCGAGGCTGCCCTGCGCGAGTGGGCCGATGGTCGCAGCGCCGATCTGATTCTGACGACCGGCGGTACCGGCCTCGCGCCGCGTGATGTGACGCCGGAGGCCACCCGCGCCGTGATCGAGCGTGAGGTGCCGGGCATTCCCGAAGCGATGCGCGCCGCCAGCCTCGCGGTGACACCGTTCGCGATGTTGTCGCGGATGGTCGCCGGGACGCGCGGCCAGTGTTTGATCATCAATCTGCCGGGCAGCCCCAAGGGCGTGCGCGAAAACCTGGCGGTCGTGCTCCCGGCGCTGGCGCATGGCCTCGACAAGCTGCTTGGCGATCCGCAGGATTGCGCGCCGTAA